In one window of Fulvia fulva chromosome 5, complete sequence DNA:
- a CDS encoding Nuclear distribution protein nudE 1 — protein MSSPLRPGADLKEQLEWYKTQYSQLETDLSDFQTSSKDLEEQLEKDVETAEKNERKWKEQVEKLNFEVEEWKTKHKQAKSEANNAQNQLQKEITKMREENRSLQLQLRDTEVMNDDYERQARNTETSLEDMETKYNAAIERGVLFEETIKQGEQEREELRIETQRLRDELSDLKVENEITLEKLRLAQQNLEALRANKPASLAVENLRARSGGSDAGSDASGITPLSPTASTPPSKSDTASDAPTPPSPPLSDAPASANGKAEQRTPAPVKKRSMIPDSATPRASLFGARGVPTSHRRGPSLASSTSTAVSDARSMKPPSRPRTTRASNAQDKLPRSDSLYQIRGLIGRMQKIEERVQNARSKLPAPGSTPKNSPRAASALGEGIPSSVTVRRSSKRPSASRTNSTVDDTSILEENEESAYPPQRRESHIKRLSFGIPRPASQAAHRPDFSERPPSAMERPSSRVSVGRPGSRMSMASQSERPPSRSGARTELGHYSSTTASSRAAESAIPGRPRSSLGGSYAPGHRPSLSVNEMRRQRTAESEDSGIARTPSRRLTLEKSSIHTPGSAIPAPASFGKSVNGTRPDFSKSVSGARPDFGKSVTANGLRRTTTNISQRDGAGEMRPPPSRRKASDVGETY, from the coding sequence ATGTCGTCGCCGTTGCGTCCTGGCGCGGACTTGAAGGAGCAGCTGGAATGGTACAAGACGCAATACTCGCAGCTGGAGACCGATCTCTCCGACTTCCAGACCTCGAGCAAGGACCTCGAGGAGCAGCTGGAGAAGGATGTGGAGACAGCCGAGAAGAACGAGCGGAAATGGAAGGAACAGGTGGAGAAGTTGAACTTTGAGGTGGAAGAGTGGAAGACGAAGCACAAGCAAGCCAAGTCGGAGGCCAATAATGCGCAAAATCAGCTGCAGAAGGAGATCACGAAGATGCGCGAGGAGAACCGCTCCCTGCAGCTCCAACTACGAGACACCGAAGTTATGAATGACGATTACGAACGACAAGCGCGCAACACAGAGACCAGCCTGGAGGACATGGAAACCAAGTACAATGCTGCAATCGAACGCGGAGTGCTATTCGAGGAGACCATCAAGCAAGGCGAGCAGGAACGAGAGGAGCTGAGGATTGAGACACAGCGCCTGCGCGACGAGCTAAGTGATCTCAAGGTTGAGAACGAGATCACGTTGGAGAAGCTACGCCTTGCACAGCAGAATCTAGAGGCTCTGAGAGCGAACAAGCCTGCTTCACTAGCGGTGGAGAACTTGCGCGCGAGGAGTGGTGGAAGCGATGCGGGAAGCGATGCGAGCGGTATCACACCTTTGTCACCGACAGCATCGACACCTCCTTCCAAGTCTGACACAGCCTCAGATGCGCCGACACCACCTTCACCACCATTGTCAGATGCGCCCGCGAGCGCCAATGGTAAGGCGGAGCAGCGAACGCCAGCACCAGTCAAGAAGAGGTCGATGATACCAGATTCTGCAACACCACGAGCATCGTTGTTTGGTGCCCGTGGTGTTCCCACGAGTCACAGACGAGGACCTTCTTTGGCCTCCAGCACAAGCACTGCAGTGTCGGACGCCAGATCGATGAAGCCGCCGAGCCGACCGAGGACTACAAGAGCTAGCAATGCACAAGATAAGCTGCCTCGATCAGATTCGCTATATCAGATCAGAGGTCTGATTGGCCGAATGCAGAAGATTGAGGAACGCGTACAGAACGCACGATCAAAACTACCGGCTCCTGGCAGTACCCCGAAGAACTCACCACGTGCTGCCTCGGCGTTGGGAGAGGGAATTCCATCATCGGTCACGGTCCGCCGCAGTAGCAAACGTCCCAGTGCCAGCAGGACCAATTCGACAGTAGATGATACTTCGATACTGGAGGAGAACGAGGAATCCGCTTATCCTCCACAAAGACGGGAAAGCCACATTAAACGGCTGTCTTTTGGCATCCCAAGACCAGCCTCACAAGCAGCGCATAGACCAGACTTCTCAGAGCGACCACCGTCAGCCATGGAAAGACCTTCGTCGAGAGTCTCCGTGGGGCGGCCCGGCAGCCGAATGAGCATGGCATCTCAGTCCGAACGGCCGCCCAGTAGATCTGGCGCGCGGACCGAACTCGGACACTATTCAAGCACGACCGCATCATCAAGAGCTGCCGAGTCAGCAATTCCTGGTAGACCCCGATCCAGTCTGGGGGGAAGCTATGCACCAGGACACCGGCCTAGCTTGAGTGTGAACGAGATGCGCAGGCAGCGGACGGCAGAAAGTGAAGACTCAGGCATTGCCCGCACGCCTAGCAGGCGACTGACGCTGGAGAAGAGCTCGATTCACACGCCCGGCTCAGCTATTCCCGCCCCAGCGTCGTTTGGGAAGAGCGTCAATGGCACGAGGCCTGATTTCAGCAAGAGTGTCAGTGGTGCTCGACCTGACTTTGGCAAGAGCGTCACTGCCAATGGTCTTAGAAGGACGACAACCAATATATCACAGCGTGATGGTGCGGGGGAGATGAGACCGCCGCCCAGTCGGAGGAAGGCTAGTGATGTTGGAGAGACGTATTGA
- a CDS encoding Methyltransferase: MMDPQLLLFRRQYLQLFEPDFLAWPPKQLLRDPAVQSWLYANLFNIDRNSKLPPERYQLRVLKPLLAKIEQSIEDPEEDEISDDLMSHLSTLITSGLPAESTAVQQKSYVTFTCLPPNQSGYDVEKVEPTVTLLERRHLISGSLTTGFRTWEAALHLGSYLLTPAGQNIIKDRSILELGAGTGFLAILAAKHLNAKHVTSTDGDEGVVEALKENFFLNGLDDEQKIFASILRWGRGLKGTWVEEDCEAWPYDVVLGADITYDKVAISALVATLRLLFEMRPSVHVLISGAVRNLDTFETFRHACLRSKFQVEELDFQPKSIREQTSLFYAKAVPLKILSIKAPTT; encoded by the exons ATGATGGATCCACAGCTTCTTCTCTTCCGAAGACAGTATCTACAGCTTTTCGAGCCCGACTTCCTGGCCTGGCCACCCAAGCAACTGTTGAGAGATCCAGCCGTGCAGTCATGGTTATATGCGAATCTCTTCAATATCGACAGGAACTCCAAGCTACCACCGGAACGCTATCAGCTTCGAGTACTCAAGCCACTACTTGCCAAGATCGAACAGTCTATTGAGGATCCTGAGGAGGAT GAAATATCAGACGATCTTATGTCACATCTGTCTACTTTGATCACATCAGGCTTGCCTGCAGAAAGTACAGCGGTACAGCAGAAGTCCTATGTGACCTTTACATGCTTGCCACCTAATCAGTCAGGTTACGATGTAGAGAAGGTTGAGCCGACTGTGACACTGCTGGAGCGACGACATTTAATATCAGGATCCCTCACCACTGGATTCAGGACTTGGGAAGCTGCTCTGCATTTGGGCTCGTACCTTCTGACGCCAGCAGGACAGAATATCATCAAGGACAGATCTATCTTGGAGCTAGGAGCTGGCACAGGCTTTCTTGCTATACTGGCGGCCAAACATTTGAATGCAAAGCACGTCACTTCCACTGATGGTGACGAGGGTGTGGTTGAAGCATTGAAAGAGAATTTCTTCCTCAATGGACTCGACGACGAGCAAAAGATCTTCGCAAGTATACTTCGTTGGGGCAGAGGCCTCAAAGGCACCTGGGTTGAAGAAGATTGTGAAGCGTGGCCTTACGATGTCGTGCTAGGCGCTGATATT ACATACGACAAGGTCGCGATTTCTGCATTGGTAGCAACGTTGCGCTTGCTTTTCGAGATGCGACCAAGCGTGCATGTCCTGATATCTGGAGCCGTCAGGAATTTGGACACATTCGAGACGTTTCGACATGCGTGCT TGCGAAGCAAGTTCCAGGTCGAGGAGCTTGACTTTCAACCAAAATCCATCCGCGAACAGACCTCGCT
- a CDS encoding Serine-threonine kinase receptor-associated protein yields the protein MADFAFTRQEDVRSETTKIVPLTCHGHSRPITHVSFSSLIPASASASQFYIISACKDNNPMLRDGLTGDWIGTFIGHKGAVWSARLSDDATLAATGSADFSAKVWDTFTGETLHTLQHNHIVRAVAFPPQPRPQILATGGMEKKLRVFDLSRTVQTPVNTPGESTTAGLNGSAEAPPSFEIGSGEHQGAIKSIVWSRDPNTVITAADDKKIRWYDLRARTSIASHDIEGLPGSCELNTGLPGHEEGIVSVAAGKNIYFFDGGRPGQLIKHIQTEREVASVALNGEAKRFVTGSPNDTWVHVWDFESEQELETGRGHHGPVWTTCFSPDGKLYATGSEDGTVKLWKFTDGPYGLWR from the exons ATGGCAGACTTTGCTTTCACCCGTCAGGAAGATGTCAGATCTG AAACGACCAAGATCGTACCTCTGACCTGCCATGGACACTCTCGTCCCATCACGCACGTCTCTTTTTCTTCCCTCATCCCGGCTTCCGCTTCCGCTTCGCAATTCTACATCATCTCGGCATGCAAGGACAACAATCCCATGCTTCGCGACGGCCTTACCGGAGACTGGATAGGTACTTTTATCGGCCACAAAGGCGCTGTCTGGAGTGCGAGACTCTCCGATGATGCCACATTAGCGGCCACAGGATCTGCAGACTTCTCTGCGAAAGTGTGGGACACCTTCACCGGCGAGACTCTGCACACGCTGCAGCACAACCACATCGTGCGAGCAGTCGCCTTCCCGCCACAGCCTCGTCCTCAGATCCTCGCCACCGGTGGCATGGAGAAGAAGCTGCGAGTCTTTGACCTGTCTCGAACCGTGCAGACACCTGTGAATACTCCTGGTGAGAGTACAACCGCAGGTTTGAATGGATCTGCAGAGGCACCTCCATCGTTCGAAATAGGAAGCGGCGAGCATCAAGGTGCCATCAAATCCATCGTCTGGTCGCGAGACCCAAACACCGTCATCACGGCCGCGGATGACAAGAAAATCCGTTGGTACGACTTACGCGCGCGCACCTCAATCGCGTCACACGATATCGAAGGCCTCCCTGGATCGTGTGAACTGAACACAGGTCTGCCTGGCCACGAAGAAGGCATCGTCAGCGTGGCAGCAGGCAAAAACATTTACTTCTTCGACGGCGGTCGTCCAGGCCAGCTCATCAAACACATCCAGACGGAGCGTGAGGTTGCAAGTGTTGCTCTCAACGGCGAAGCAAAGCGCTTTGTGACGGGATCTCCCAACGACACTTGGGTGCACGTCTGGGACTTCGAAAGTGAGCAGGAGCTCGAGACGGGGCGAGGCCACCACGGTCCGGTGTGGACCACATGTTTCAGCCCAGATGGAAAGTTGTATGCAACTGGAAGCGAGGACGGTACCGTGAAACTGTGGAAGTTCACCGATGGACCGTACGGACTTTGGCGATAA
- a CDS encoding Cell wall integrity protein scw1 gives MGDPPKPSNSNSRSQQAAMYSRNAYNTASTSPPTPSFRSDIFGPPSTTGGTAQIYATSPTAERHPLDRKGGNLPALVPSASDPVSFGVELRHAPAVLIRRLPPTIDSAALNSMLLFAEELLQADFTHSPYPDDNGYATAIAYFESPAGALDAQQKLHGKPNATKEANMIVSAHNASAMGAFERRNTIDGLTSRTQTSSTSSASSGNGPPGRSRFNSALQPGDKISPSLPTPNSGATGDFPLPENSAHYQNLFSPQSPLANGVNGTHRVSGKSMINDDNGDDETGELLKDPVAYAKSGQQPAGRRVTSPSTPVGRFGSLSLGGASSGVHHLGSPVANGYNSPRPNPMQGQGPAVHPTNEQSAGQLSSYMSNYPKVQYPPVNPADQNPPCNTLYVGNLPIDTSEDELKTLFTKQRGYRRLCFRTKQNGPMCFVEFEDVSFATKALNDLYGHPLHNSVKGGIRLSFSKNPLGVRAGQTNGLGPNAVMSPQAMSPGFGGMSAVSGPPPGLGSPSNFINGNGAVQYRSPPTGAMDSMFSNPFSAPSADYMAQMAPRGNFSGGVPPSLGNGTFGKDSRRSYSTSQQEQYQNGQNYAQTNGQDHRNEHHYSRTNSDFQNGQHTQSNDSFYQNGNNQLNGCNYHNCQNGR, from the coding sequence ATGGGCGATCCGCCGAAGCCATCCAATAGCAACAGCCGCTCCCAGCAAGCAGCCATGTATTCACGCAACGCATACAACACGGCCAGTACGTCTCCGCCAACGCCATCTTTCAGATCGGACATCTTTGGTCCGCCATCCACCACCGGTGGTACCGCGCAGATCTATGCCACTTCACCCACGGCTGAACGACATCCCTTGGATCGCAAAGGTGGTAACCTGCCCGCACTTGTGCCCAGTGCCTCCGACCCGGTCAGCTTTGGAGTGGAATTACGCCATGCCCCTGCAGTATTGATTCGCAGACTGCCACCAACGATCGATTCTGCAGCACTCAATAGCATGCTACTCTTTGCAGAAGAGCTTCTTCAAGCAGACTTCACCCACTCGCCATATCCAGACGACAACGGTTACGCTACGGCCATTGCATACTTCGAGTCTCCAGCAGGTGCGTTGGATGCGCAGCAGAAACTGCACGGCAAGCCGAACGCGACCAAGGAGGCGAACATGATCGTATCGGCACACAACGCCAGTGCAATGGGCGCCTTTGAGCGGCGCAACACCATTGATGGCCTCACATCACGCACGCAGACTAGCTCTACGTCGTCTGCTAGCTCAGGAAATGGACCGCCGGGAAGGTCGAGGTTCAACAGTGCACTCCAGCCCGGCGACAAGATCTCACCATCTCTGCCAACGCCGAATTCTGGAGCCACTGGCGACTTTCCACTACCTGAGAACAGTGCGCACTATCAAAACCTGTTCTCTCCCCAGTCACCACTCGCGAATGGCGTCAATGGAACCCACCGTGTGAGCGGCAAGTCGATGATCAACGACGACAACGGTGATGACGAGACCGGCGAACTACTCAAAGATCCGGTGGCTTATGCCAAGAGTGGCCAGCAGCCTGCCGGACGCAGAGTCACCAGCCCATCGACCCCGGTGGGTCGCTTTGGCAGCCTCTCCTTGGGCGGTGCCTCAAGCGGCGTCCACCATCTTGGAAGTCCTGTTGCAAATGGCTACAATTCGCCCAGACCGAACCCTATGCAAGGCCAAGGGCCTGCAGTGCACCCCACCAACGAACAGAGTGCAGGCCAACTTAGCTCATACATGTCAAACTACCCGAAGGTGCAGTATCCGCCTGTCAATCCTGCCGACCAGAACCCGCCTTGCAACACGCTCTACGTGGGCAATCTTCCAATAGACACATCCGAGGATGAGCTGAAGACATTGTTCACAAAGCAGCGTGGATACAGAAGACTCTGCTTCAGGACTAAGCAGAATGGGCCAATGTGCTTCGTCGAATTCGAAGATGTCTCCTTTGCAACAAAGGCTCTCAACGACCTATACGGGCACCCATTGCACAACAGCGTGAAAGGGGGGATTCGATTGAGCTTCTCGAAGAACCCTCTGGGTGTTCGCGCAGGGCAGACGAATGGCCTAGGGCCAAACGCCGTTATGTCGCCTCAAGCCATGTCTCCTGGGTTCGGAGGAATGAGCGCTGTCTCTGGCCCTCCACCAGGCCTCGGCTCTCCGTCCAACTTCATCAACGGCAACGGTGCCGTTCAGTATCGCTCGCCTCCGACAGGCGCCATGGACAGCATGTTCAGTAACCCATTCAGTGCGCCATCGGCCGACTACATGGCCCAGATGGCTCCTAGGGGCAATTTTTCAGGGGGTGTACCCCCGTCCCTAGGCAATGGTACATTTGGCAAAGACAGCCGCAGgagctactctactagccaGCAGGAACAATACCAGAACGGGCAGAACTATGCTCAGACGAACGGACAGGACCATCGGAACGAGCACCACTACAGTCGAACGAACTCAGATTTTCAAAACGGACAGCACACGCAATCGAACGACTCCTTTTATCAGAACGGCAACAACCAATTGAACGGTTGTAACTACCACAACTGCCAGAACGGCCGTTAG
- a CDS encoding 40S ribosomal protein S24: MSEGQVTLRTRKFIRNPLLGRKQMVVDVLHPSRANVSKDELREKLSTLYKVSKDQVSVFGFRTQYGGGKSTGFALLYDSAEAMKKFEPHYRLVRYGQANKIEKASRQQRKQRKNRSKEFRGTAKTKGASKDKKK, encoded by the exons ATGTCGGAAGGCCAAGTGACCCTGCGCACGCGCAAGTTCATCCGCAACCCCCTCCTGGGCCGCAAGCAGATGGTCGT TGACGTCCTCCACCCATCGCGTGCCAACGTCTCCAAGGATGAGCTCCGCGAGAAGCTCTCCACGCTCTACAAGGTCTCCAAGGACCAGGTCTCCGTCTTCGGTTTCCGCACCCAGTACGGTGGCGGCAAGAGCACCGGCTTCGCCCTCCTCTACGATTCCGCCGAGGCCATGAAGAAGTTCGAGCCACACTACAGACTCGTCCGCTACGGACAGGCCAACAAGATCGAGAAGGCCTCGAGACAGCAGC GCAAACAGAGAAAGAACCGCTCCAAGGAGTTCCGTGGTACTGCCAAGACCAAGGGTGCCTCCAAGGACAAGAAGAAATAG